The following coding sequences lie in one Daphnia pulex isolate KAP4 chromosome 1, ASM2113471v1 genomic window:
- the LOC124194259 gene encoding uncharacterized protein LOC124194259, with protein MDWKVFVLVAILPSALSLPMELCCQSSSSSSSSIASSSLNVKLDSSIPVSDSEMLEPFISPSISSSSKTPDPVLMLMPQQHQESPSCCGNDNDLPTEKKQVKRTRMKIRGTTSSGLRRTKRFPIHLDPLYQYRYLARSGQCPTAKDGQPEFYCPTPDRNGNWRCIDDFQLCDGVRHCPNGEDELPVSCLFYRVVETHLLSVSQRLNSDENRQRGVPR; from the exons ATGGATTGGAAAGTTTTCGTACTAGTGGCTATTCTGCCTTCCGCCCTGAGCCTGCCTATGGAATTGTGTTGTcagagtagcagcagcagcagcagcagtattgcttcttcttctttgaatgtCAAACTCGACTCATCGATACCTGTTTCAGATTCGGAAATGCTGGAGCCGTTCATTAGCCCATCGATTAGCAGCAGTTCGAAAACGCCGGATCCGGTGCTGATGCTGATGCCACAGCAGCACCAAGAGTCGCCGTCGTGTTGCGGCAACGATAACGATCTGCcgacagaaaagaaacaagtcaaGAGAACACGAATGAAAATTCGTGGCACCACCAGTAGCGGATTACGTCGAACCAAACGCTTCCCTATTCATCTCGATCCGCTCTATCAGTATCGGTACCTCGCCAGATCGGGCC AATGCCCAACGGCGAAGGACGGCCAACCCGAATTTTATTGTCCCACGCCAGACCGAAATGGCAATTGGCGTTGCATCGACGACTTCCAACTA TGTGACGGTGTGCGTCACTGCCCGAATGGCGAGGACGAACTTCCGGTCTCCTGCCTCTTTTATCGTGTG gttGAAACTCATCTTTTGAGCGTAAGCCAACGGCTTAACAGCGACGAAAACCGACAGCGAGGTGTCCCTCGCTAA
- the LOC124194282 gene encoding sentrin-specific protease 6-like isoform X2, whose translation MGESSSKSELSVNSNQRSVSVPEIKAVLVSENIQPKLLKHNSNSKGIKKITLQEYRKQVGHKVINQKSTQKLGITGKQETNSEEKCSGQSPDPDSANCPHCGHLVSTNKCMRCMRVFEKEKTVPLTSNLKSLPGNKSSGISQMSNDSSYGYRRTRTQNAQPSRQSRAKFEEPQCVTLSSDEDDDSFQETKKLKCDGTDKSTEKLDVKPSIVIQEQPNIKECEPLNGVSMDLPIDAEEEIGSSDLLRWKEGGLNGPFFAVNCRSVRIGSYKITPVGRVLFSSEGIMLQAPVFHNHDGPSEKNAVCVNVAIPSQQLLKVDAFFSRKLQVIFLNVGPSWCRQLSTKLGLPKSGPYWDSASEDENKKRLTLLPDGLDDAAKNAIKQVFVPQGVYNEINQAEANRLLVISSPPEVRDALKRLPATTAVSAETSVSTTETQLNGGKDDTSKVEIRITRGSSKSLARTVLPVTPMFSWSDGPDRFSVTTEDYACLNQDNLLNDSIIDFYLRYVFSTKIDESLKKKCHVFSSFFYQRLTTRPPKVNGRKHPIEDDDSLSIKEKRHSRVKSWTKKVDIFEKDYLVIPINERNHWFLAIVCFPWLSGPVTAIDNQPIKLRPQQTYSKKTTADLQRSFVAVNGESFHIGNTTVTPVNSNSKSTKDDQITLNVDTERDEAESDEEELSCAIDRTPVEKLPEIAGPIKQPCILFFDSLAGSAHNRVATTLREYLMVEHQVKKMKPNEKSIVAFRRDAVKPSTNPFTKDSMISACLDVPQQNNSYDCGIFVLQYAEYFMMSPFLDYNLRNIKLSNWFPPHIAGRKRKNIQFLLIRLTKETNPSADQVLTLLPRDDVRIALQDRNKTAAATNKENGEIHSENKTEAMEEDGKSEVCLDKEKVEKGASPSNIVYDQEANNEMEK comes from the exons ATGGGGGAATCGAGTTCCAAGTCCGAACTTAGTGTCAATTCAAACCAGCGGTCAGTTTCGGTACCGGAGATTAAGGCTGTTTTAGTTTCTGAAAACATTCAACCGAAACTACTGAAACATAACTCAAATAGTAAGGGCATCAAGAAGATAACACTTCAAGAATACAGAAAACAGGTTGGTCACAAAGTgatcaatcaaaaatccactcaGAAACTTGGGATCACA GGTAAACAAGAGACAAATTCAGAAGAGAAATGCAGTGGGCAATCACCAGATCCAGATAGTGCTAATTGCCCCCACTGTGGACATTTGGTTTCCACTAATAAATGTATGAGGTGCATGCGcgtctttgaaaaagaaaaaacggtaCCTCTCACTTCAAATCTTAAGTCATTACCTGGAAACAAATCATCCGGAATCTCTCAGATGTCAAATGATTCATCATATGGCTACCGACGCACTCGGACTCAAAATGCTCAACCTTCAAGACAGAGTAGAGCCAAATTTGAGGAGCCACAGTGTGTAACACTGAGTagcgatgaagatgatgactcCTTTCAGGAAACCAAAAAACTCAAATGTGATGGTACCGACAAATCAACTGAAAAATTGGATGTTAAACCTTCAATTGTGATTCAAGAACAGCCAAATATTAAAGAAT gTGAACCTTTAAATGGTGTCTCAATGGATTTGCCTATTGATGCagaagaggaaattggatCTAGTGATTTGCTCCGTTGGAAAGAAGGTGGATTGAATGGACCTTTCTTTGCCGTAAACTGCCGATCTGTTCGTATTGGATCATATAAGATTACTCCAGTGGGACGTGTGTTATTCTCATCCGAAGGAATTATGCTGCAAGCTCCAGTTTTTCACAACCACGATGGGCcatcagaaaaaaatgctGTTTGCGTCAATGTAGCTATCCCAAGTCAGCAACTATTAAAAGTGGACGCTTTTTTCAGCCGAAAGCTTCAAGTCATCTTCCTAAATGTTGGTCCAAGCTGGTGTCGCCAGCTTTCAACAAAATTAGGGTTACCCAAAAGTGGCCCATATTGGGATTCTGCTAGCgaagacgaaaataaaaaacgattgACACTGCTGCCCGATGGGTTGGACGATGCAGCGAAGAACGCAATCAAACAAGTCTTCGTTCCTCAAGGTGTTTACAACGAAATTAATCAGGCCGAGGCCAACCGGCTCTTGGTTATTTCCTCACCCCCAGAAGTTCGTGATGCGCTTAAACGTCTCCCCGCGACCACTGCTGTATCAGCAGAAACGAGTGTTTCGACAACTGAAACGCAACTGAATGGTGGCAAAGACGACACTAGCAAAGTTGAA ATACGAATAACCAGGGGATCCAGTAAATCTCTCGCAAGAACTGTTTTGCCAGTGACTCCAATGTTTTCCTGGTCGGATGGACCCGACCGCTTCTCAGTAACCACTGAAGATTATGCTTGTTTAAATCAGGACAATCTACTAAATGACAG taTCATCGACTTTTATCTTCGATACGTTTTCAGTACTAAAATTGATGAAAGTCTGAAGAAGAAATGCCACGTATTTTCATCGTTTTTCTACCAAAGGTTAACGACTCGCCCACCCAAAGTCAATGGACG GAAACATCCAATTGAAGATGACGATTCCCTTTCGATAAAGGAGAAACGTCATTCGAGAGTTAAATCGTGGACAAAGAAAGTggacatttttgaaaaggatTATCTCGTGATACCCATCAACGAGCGTAACCATTGGTTTCTAGCCATTGTCTGTTTTCCTTGGTTATCAGGACCGGTGACCGCCATAGACAATCAACCCATCAAACTTCGCCCCCAACAAACATACTCCAAGAAAACAACCGCCGACTTACAGAGGTCATTTGTGGCCGTGAACGGTGAATCGTTTCACATAGGAAATACCACAGTTACGCCTGTTAACTCAAATTCAAAG TCGACCAAAGATGACCAGATTACGTTGAATGTTGACACAGAAAGAGACGAAGCTGAGAGcgacgaagaagaattatCATGTGCAATCGACCGCACTCCAGTAGAAAAATTGCCAGAGATTGCTGGTCCTATCAAACa GCCTTGcatcttattttttgattcattggCGGGAAGCGCACACAATCGAGTTGCTACGACTCTTCGCGAGTATTTAATGGTGGAACACcaagtaaagaaaatgaagccaAATGAGAAATCAATTGTTGCTTTCAGAAGGGACGCCGTTAAACCGTCAACCAACCCCTTTACTAAAGACTCGATGATATCGGCATGCCTTGATGTGCCTCAACAAAATAACTCGTACGATTGCGGGATATTTGTGCTTCAATACGCAGAATACTTTATGATG AGTCCATTTCTGGATTATAATTTACGGAATATAAAACTAAGCAATTGGTTTCCACCTCATATTGccggaaggaaaagaaaaaacatccaGTTCTTATTGATACGGCTCACCAAGGAAACGAATCCTTCAGCAGACCAAGTTCTGACATTGTTACCTCGAGATGACGTCAGAATTGCACTTCAAGACCGTAATAAGACTGCGGCCGctacaaataaagaaaatggtgaaattcATAGTGAAAATAAGACGGAGGCGATGGAGGAAGACGGCAAATCTGAGGTGTGTCTCGATAAAGAAAAGGTTGAAAAGGGAGCCAGCCCATCAAATATCGTGTATGACCAAGAGGCGAATAATGAAATGgagaaatag
- the LOC124194282 gene encoding sentrin-specific protease 6-like isoform X1, with translation MYFSDSTCDSMGESSSKSELSVNSNQRSVSVPEIKAVLVSENIQPKLLKHNSNSKGIKKITLQEYRKQVGHKVINQKSTQKLGITGKQETNSEEKCSGQSPDPDSANCPHCGHLVSTNKCMRCMRVFEKEKTVPLTSNLKSLPGNKSSGISQMSNDSSYGYRRTRTQNAQPSRQSRAKFEEPQCVTLSSDEDDDSFQETKKLKCDGTDKSTEKLDVKPSIVIQEQPNIKECEPLNGVSMDLPIDAEEEIGSSDLLRWKEGGLNGPFFAVNCRSVRIGSYKITPVGRVLFSSEGIMLQAPVFHNHDGPSEKNAVCVNVAIPSQQLLKVDAFFSRKLQVIFLNVGPSWCRQLSTKLGLPKSGPYWDSASEDENKKRLTLLPDGLDDAAKNAIKQVFVPQGVYNEINQAEANRLLVISSPPEVRDALKRLPATTAVSAETSVSTTETQLNGGKDDTSKVEIRITRGSSKSLARTVLPVTPMFSWSDGPDRFSVTTEDYACLNQDNLLNDSIIDFYLRYVFSTKIDESLKKKCHVFSSFFYQRLTTRPPKVNGRKHPIEDDDSLSIKEKRHSRVKSWTKKVDIFEKDYLVIPINERNHWFLAIVCFPWLSGPVTAIDNQPIKLRPQQTYSKKTTADLQRSFVAVNGESFHIGNTTVTPVNSNSKSTKDDQITLNVDTERDEAESDEEELSCAIDRTPVEKLPEIAGPIKQPCILFFDSLAGSAHNRVATTLREYLMVEHQVKKMKPNEKSIVAFRRDAVKPSTNPFTKDSMISACLDVPQQNNSYDCGIFVLQYAEYFMMSPFLDYNLRNIKLSNWFPPHIAGRKRKNIQFLLIRLTKETNPSADQVLTLLPRDDVRIALQDRNKTAAATNKENGEIHSENKTEAMEEDGKSEVCLDKEKVEKGASPSNIVYDQEANNEMEK, from the exons ATGTACTTTTCGGATAGCACATGTGACAG TATGGGGGAATCGAGTTCCAAGTCCGAACTTAGTGTCAATTCAAACCAGCGGTCAGTTTCGGTACCGGAGATTAAGGCTGTTTTAGTTTCTGAAAACATTCAACCGAAACTACTGAAACATAACTCAAATAGTAAGGGCATCAAGAAGATAACACTTCAAGAATACAGAAAACAGGTTGGTCACAAAGTgatcaatcaaaaatccactcaGAAACTTGGGATCACA GGTAAACAAGAGACAAATTCAGAAGAGAAATGCAGTGGGCAATCACCAGATCCAGATAGTGCTAATTGCCCCCACTGTGGACATTTGGTTTCCACTAATAAATGTATGAGGTGCATGCGcgtctttgaaaaagaaaaaacggtaCCTCTCACTTCAAATCTTAAGTCATTACCTGGAAACAAATCATCCGGAATCTCTCAGATGTCAAATGATTCATCATATGGCTACCGACGCACTCGGACTCAAAATGCTCAACCTTCAAGACAGAGTAGAGCCAAATTTGAGGAGCCACAGTGTGTAACACTGAGTagcgatgaagatgatgactcCTTTCAGGAAACCAAAAAACTCAAATGTGATGGTACCGACAAATCAACTGAAAAATTGGATGTTAAACCTTCAATTGTGATTCAAGAACAGCCAAATATTAAAGAAT gTGAACCTTTAAATGGTGTCTCAATGGATTTGCCTATTGATGCagaagaggaaattggatCTAGTGATTTGCTCCGTTGGAAAGAAGGTGGATTGAATGGACCTTTCTTTGCCGTAAACTGCCGATCTGTTCGTATTGGATCATATAAGATTACTCCAGTGGGACGTGTGTTATTCTCATCCGAAGGAATTATGCTGCAAGCTCCAGTTTTTCACAACCACGATGGGCcatcagaaaaaaatgctGTTTGCGTCAATGTAGCTATCCCAAGTCAGCAACTATTAAAAGTGGACGCTTTTTTCAGCCGAAAGCTTCAAGTCATCTTCCTAAATGTTGGTCCAAGCTGGTGTCGCCAGCTTTCAACAAAATTAGGGTTACCCAAAAGTGGCCCATATTGGGATTCTGCTAGCgaagacgaaaataaaaaacgattgACACTGCTGCCCGATGGGTTGGACGATGCAGCGAAGAACGCAATCAAACAAGTCTTCGTTCCTCAAGGTGTTTACAACGAAATTAATCAGGCCGAGGCCAACCGGCTCTTGGTTATTTCCTCACCCCCAGAAGTTCGTGATGCGCTTAAACGTCTCCCCGCGACCACTGCTGTATCAGCAGAAACGAGTGTTTCGACAACTGAAACGCAACTGAATGGTGGCAAAGACGACACTAGCAAAGTTGAA ATACGAATAACCAGGGGATCCAGTAAATCTCTCGCAAGAACTGTTTTGCCAGTGACTCCAATGTTTTCCTGGTCGGATGGACCCGACCGCTTCTCAGTAACCACTGAAGATTATGCTTGTTTAAATCAGGACAATCTACTAAATGACAG taTCATCGACTTTTATCTTCGATACGTTTTCAGTACTAAAATTGATGAAAGTCTGAAGAAGAAATGCCACGTATTTTCATCGTTTTTCTACCAAAGGTTAACGACTCGCCCACCCAAAGTCAATGGACG GAAACATCCAATTGAAGATGACGATTCCCTTTCGATAAAGGAGAAACGTCATTCGAGAGTTAAATCGTGGACAAAGAAAGTggacatttttgaaaaggatTATCTCGTGATACCCATCAACGAGCGTAACCATTGGTTTCTAGCCATTGTCTGTTTTCCTTGGTTATCAGGACCGGTGACCGCCATAGACAATCAACCCATCAAACTTCGCCCCCAACAAACATACTCCAAGAAAACAACCGCCGACTTACAGAGGTCATTTGTGGCCGTGAACGGTGAATCGTTTCACATAGGAAATACCACAGTTACGCCTGTTAACTCAAATTCAAAG TCGACCAAAGATGACCAGATTACGTTGAATGTTGACACAGAAAGAGACGAAGCTGAGAGcgacgaagaagaattatCATGTGCAATCGACCGCACTCCAGTAGAAAAATTGCCAGAGATTGCTGGTCCTATCAAACa GCCTTGcatcttattttttgattcattggCGGGAAGCGCACACAATCGAGTTGCTACGACTCTTCGCGAGTATTTAATGGTGGAACACcaagtaaagaaaatgaagccaAATGAGAAATCAATTGTTGCTTTCAGAAGGGACGCCGTTAAACCGTCAACCAACCCCTTTACTAAAGACTCGATGATATCGGCATGCCTTGATGTGCCTCAACAAAATAACTCGTACGATTGCGGGATATTTGTGCTTCAATACGCAGAATACTTTATGATG AGTCCATTTCTGGATTATAATTTACGGAATATAAAACTAAGCAATTGGTTTCCACCTCATATTGccggaaggaaaagaaaaaacatccaGTTCTTATTGATACGGCTCACCAAGGAAACGAATCCTTCAGCAGACCAAGTTCTGACATTGTTACCTCGAGATGACGTCAGAATTGCACTTCAAGACCGTAATAAGACTGCGGCCGctacaaataaagaaaatggtgaaattcATAGTGAAAATAAGACGGAGGCGATGGAGGAAGACGGCAAATCTGAGGTGTGTCTCGATAAAGAAAAGGTTGAAAAGGGAGCCAGCCCATCAAATATCGTGTATGACCAAGAGGCGAATAATGAAATGgagaaatag
- the LOC124194282 gene encoding sentrin-specific protease 6-like isoform X3 has protein sequence MYFSDSTCDSMGESSSKSELSVNSNQRSVSVPEIKAVLVSENIQPKLLKHNSNSKGIKKITLQEYRKQVGHKVINQKSTQKLGITGKQETNSEEKCSGQSPDPDSANCPHCGHLVSTNKCMRCMRVFEKEKTMSNDSSYGYRRTRTQNAQPSRQSRAKFEEPQCVTLSSDEDDDSFQETKKLKCDGTDKSTEKLDVKPSIVIQEQPNIKECEPLNGVSMDLPIDAEEEIGSSDLLRWKEGGLNGPFFAVNCRSVRIGSYKITPVGRVLFSSEGIMLQAPVFHNHDGPSEKNAVCVNVAIPSQQLLKVDAFFSRKLQVIFLNVGPSWCRQLSTKLGLPKSGPYWDSASEDENKKRLTLLPDGLDDAAKNAIKQVFVPQGVYNEINQAEANRLLVISSPPEVRDALKRLPATTAVSAETSVSTTETQLNGGKDDTSKVEIRITRGSSKSLARTVLPVTPMFSWSDGPDRFSVTTEDYACLNQDNLLNDSIIDFYLRYVFSTKIDESLKKKCHVFSSFFYQRLTTRPPKVNGRKHPIEDDDSLSIKEKRHSRVKSWTKKVDIFEKDYLVIPINERNHWFLAIVCFPWLSGPVTAIDNQPIKLRPQQTYSKKTTADLQRSFVAVNGESFHIGNTTVTPVNSNSKSTKDDQITLNVDTERDEAESDEEELSCAIDRTPVEKLPEIAGPIKQPCILFFDSLAGSAHNRVATTLREYLMVEHQVKKMKPNEKSIVAFRRDAVKPSTNPFTKDSMISACLDVPQQNNSYDCGIFVLQYAEYFMMSPFLDYNLRNIKLSNWFPPHIAGRKRKNIQFLLIRLTKETNPSADQVLTLLPRDDVRIALQDRNKTAAATNKENGEIHSENKTEAMEEDGKSEVCLDKEKVEKGASPSNIVYDQEANNEMEK, from the exons ATGTACTTTTCGGATAGCACATGTGACAG TATGGGGGAATCGAGTTCCAAGTCCGAACTTAGTGTCAATTCAAACCAGCGGTCAGTTTCGGTACCGGAGATTAAGGCTGTTTTAGTTTCTGAAAACATTCAACCGAAACTACTGAAACATAACTCAAATAGTAAGGGCATCAAGAAGATAACACTTCAAGAATACAGAAAACAGGTTGGTCACAAAGTgatcaatcaaaaatccactcaGAAACTTGGGATCACA GGTAAACAAGAGACAAATTCAGAAGAGAAATGCAGTGGGCAATCACCAGATCCAGATAGTGCTAATTGCCCCCACTGTGGACATTTGGTTTCCACTAATAAATGTATGAGGTGCATGCGcgtctttgaaaaagaaaaaacg ATGTCAAATGATTCATCATATGGCTACCGACGCACTCGGACTCAAAATGCTCAACCTTCAAGACAGAGTAGAGCCAAATTTGAGGAGCCACAGTGTGTAACACTGAGTagcgatgaagatgatgactcCTTTCAGGAAACCAAAAAACTCAAATGTGATGGTACCGACAAATCAACTGAAAAATTGGATGTTAAACCTTCAATTGTGATTCAAGAACAGCCAAATATTAAAGAAT gTGAACCTTTAAATGGTGTCTCAATGGATTTGCCTATTGATGCagaagaggaaattggatCTAGTGATTTGCTCCGTTGGAAAGAAGGTGGATTGAATGGACCTTTCTTTGCCGTAAACTGCCGATCTGTTCGTATTGGATCATATAAGATTACTCCAGTGGGACGTGTGTTATTCTCATCCGAAGGAATTATGCTGCAAGCTCCAGTTTTTCACAACCACGATGGGCcatcagaaaaaaatgctGTTTGCGTCAATGTAGCTATCCCAAGTCAGCAACTATTAAAAGTGGACGCTTTTTTCAGCCGAAAGCTTCAAGTCATCTTCCTAAATGTTGGTCCAAGCTGGTGTCGCCAGCTTTCAACAAAATTAGGGTTACCCAAAAGTGGCCCATATTGGGATTCTGCTAGCgaagacgaaaataaaaaacgattgACACTGCTGCCCGATGGGTTGGACGATGCAGCGAAGAACGCAATCAAACAAGTCTTCGTTCCTCAAGGTGTTTACAACGAAATTAATCAGGCCGAGGCCAACCGGCTCTTGGTTATTTCCTCACCCCCAGAAGTTCGTGATGCGCTTAAACGTCTCCCCGCGACCACTGCTGTATCAGCAGAAACGAGTGTTTCGACAACTGAAACGCAACTGAATGGTGGCAAAGACGACACTAGCAAAGTTGAA ATACGAATAACCAGGGGATCCAGTAAATCTCTCGCAAGAACTGTTTTGCCAGTGACTCCAATGTTTTCCTGGTCGGATGGACCCGACCGCTTCTCAGTAACCACTGAAGATTATGCTTGTTTAAATCAGGACAATCTACTAAATGACAG taTCATCGACTTTTATCTTCGATACGTTTTCAGTACTAAAATTGATGAAAGTCTGAAGAAGAAATGCCACGTATTTTCATCGTTTTTCTACCAAAGGTTAACGACTCGCCCACCCAAAGTCAATGGACG GAAACATCCAATTGAAGATGACGATTCCCTTTCGATAAAGGAGAAACGTCATTCGAGAGTTAAATCGTGGACAAAGAAAGTggacatttttgaaaaggatTATCTCGTGATACCCATCAACGAGCGTAACCATTGGTTTCTAGCCATTGTCTGTTTTCCTTGGTTATCAGGACCGGTGACCGCCATAGACAATCAACCCATCAAACTTCGCCCCCAACAAACATACTCCAAGAAAACAACCGCCGACTTACAGAGGTCATTTGTGGCCGTGAACGGTGAATCGTTTCACATAGGAAATACCACAGTTACGCCTGTTAACTCAAATTCAAAG TCGACCAAAGATGACCAGATTACGTTGAATGTTGACACAGAAAGAGACGAAGCTGAGAGcgacgaagaagaattatCATGTGCAATCGACCGCACTCCAGTAGAAAAATTGCCAGAGATTGCTGGTCCTATCAAACa GCCTTGcatcttattttttgattcattggCGGGAAGCGCACACAATCGAGTTGCTACGACTCTTCGCGAGTATTTAATGGTGGAACACcaagtaaagaaaatgaagccaAATGAGAAATCAATTGTTGCTTTCAGAAGGGACGCCGTTAAACCGTCAACCAACCCCTTTACTAAAGACTCGATGATATCGGCATGCCTTGATGTGCCTCAACAAAATAACTCGTACGATTGCGGGATATTTGTGCTTCAATACGCAGAATACTTTATGATG AGTCCATTTCTGGATTATAATTTACGGAATATAAAACTAAGCAATTGGTTTCCACCTCATATTGccggaaggaaaagaaaaaacatccaGTTCTTATTGATACGGCTCACCAAGGAAACGAATCCTTCAGCAGACCAAGTTCTGACATTGTTACCTCGAGATGACGTCAGAATTGCACTTCAAGACCGTAATAAGACTGCGGCCGctacaaataaagaaaatggtgaaattcATAGTGAAAATAAGACGGAGGCGATGGAGGAAGACGGCAAATCTGAGGTGTGTCTCGATAAAGAAAAGGTTGAAAAGGGAGCCAGCCCATCAAATATCGTGTATGACCAAGAGGCGAATAATGAAATGgagaaatag